The Candidatus Hydrogenedentota bacterium genome window below encodes:
- a CDS encoding PIN domain-containing protein — protein MKVMFDTNIALDILQQRDPHQQRSAEAVSAVIQGEIQGCFPAHAVTTVYYVLRRVVGQAEARRAAGWLVNTLEIAPCDGGVLTAAIATPMGDLEDAVVACSAREADCDYIVTRNKPDFSKSPVPAISPEELLGILAAS, from the coding sequence ATGAAGGTGATGTTTGACACCAACATTGCGCTTGACATCCTCCAGCAGCGCGATCCACATCAACAGCGATCGGCGGAGGCCGTGAGCGCCGTGATTCAAGGCGAGATTCAAGGGTGTTTCCCTGCTCATGCCGTCACTACGGTGTATTACGTGCTAAGAAGGGTCGTGGGGCAGGCGGAGGCGCGACGCGCAGCAGGTTGGTTGGTCAACACCTTGGAGATTGCACCGTGCGACGGCGGAGTGCTGACTGCGGCTATCGCAACCCCCATGGGCGATCTGGAAGATGCCGTTGTCGCCTGCTCCGCACGTGAAGCCGATTGTGACTACATCGTGACGCGCAATAAGCCGGATTTCTCCAAATCACCTGTGCCCGCCATATCTCCCGAAGAACTACTGGGCATACTGGCCGCCTCGTAG